A genomic window from Polaribacter gangjinensis includes:
- the atpG gene encoding ATP synthase F1 subunit gamma: MANLKEIRNRITSIKSTMQITSAMKMVSAAKLKKAQDAIVAMRPYSSKLTELLQNLSATLDGDSGGAFASQREVSKVLLVVVTSNRGLCGGFNSSITKETVKTIKEKYNNVSVDLLTIGKKGGDVLGKSYNIIERRNDIFDDLTFSNVAIIAEKLMELYVDGSYDKIELVYNQFKNAATQIPQVEQYLPIKPVEVSATTTSNSDYIFEPSKEEIVEALIPKALKTQLYKALRDSFASEHGARMTAMHKATDNAKDLRDELLLTYNKARQAAITNEILEIVGGAEALNS, encoded by the coding sequence ATGGCAAATTTAAAAGAAATACGTAACAGAATTACCTCTATCAAATCTACTATGCAGATTACATCTGCCATGAAGATGGTTTCTGCTGCAAAGTTAAAAAAGGCGCAAGATGCAATTGTTGCGATGAGACCATATTCATCGAAATTAACAGAACTATTGCAAAATTTAAGCGCAACTTTAGATGGCGATTCAGGAGGTGCTTTTGCTTCTCAAAGAGAAGTTTCTAAAGTGCTATTAGTAGTAGTTACATCAAACAGAGGTTTGTGTGGAGGTTTTAATTCATCTATCACTAAAGAAACCGTTAAAACAATCAAAGAAAAATATAACAATGTTTCTGTTGATTTGTTAACTATCGGAAAAAAAGGGGGAGATGTTTTAGGAAAATCATACAATATCATTGAAAGAAGAAATGATATTTTTGATGATTTAACGTTCAGCAATGTTGCAATCATTGCTGAAAAGTTGATGGAACTGTATGTTGATGGTAGTTATGACAAAATTGAATTGGTGTACAATCAATTTAAAAATGCAGCTACACAAATTCCTCAAGTTGAACAATATTTGCCGATAAAACCAGTAGAAGTTTCAGCAACTACAACTTCAAATTCTGATTATATTTTTGAACCATCAAAAGAAGAAATCGTTGAAGCGTTGATTCCGAAAGCGTTAAAAACACAATTATACAAAGCATTGAGAGATAGTTTTGCTTCTGAACACGGAGCAAGAATGACAGCAATGCACAAAGCAACAGACAACGCTAAAGACTTGCGTGATGAATTGTTGTTAACGTATAACAAAGCAAGACAAGCTGCCATTACAAACGAAATTTTAGAAATTGTTGGTGGTGCAGAAGCATTGAACAGCTAA
- the atpA gene encoding F0F1 ATP synthase subunit alpha, translating to MASIKPAEVSAILKEQLTNFKVQASLNEVGSVLQVGDGIARVYGLSNVQYGELVEFENGLEGIVLNLEEDNAGVVLLGASTSIKEGSIVKRTERIASLKVGEGIVGRVVDTLGNPIDGKGPISGKTYEMPLERRAPGVIFREPVTEPLQTGIKSIDAMIPVGRGQRELIIGDRQTGKSTVAIDTILNQKEFFDAGKPVYCIYVAIGQKASTVAAIANMLEEKGALAYTTIVAANASDPAAMQVYAPFAGAAIGEYFRDSGRPALIIYDDLSKQAVAYREISLLLRRPPGREAYPGDVFYLHSRLLERAAKIINDDKIAADMNDLPESIKGIVKGGGSLTALPIIETQAGDVSAYIPTNVISITDGQIFLDGDLFNSGVRPAINVGISVSRVGGNAQIKSMKKVSGTLKLDQAQYRELEAFAKFGSDLDAATMSVISKGQRNVEILKQAQNDPYAVEDQIAIIYAGSKNLLKDVPVNKVKKFERDYIDYLNAKHRDVLDVLKSGNLSNEAIATLEAAAKEISKHFA from the coding sequence ATGGCAAGTATTAAACCAGCTGAAGTATCAGCAATTTTAAAAGAACAACTAACAAACTTTAAAGTGCAAGCTTCTTTAAATGAAGTTGGATCTGTTTTACAAGTAGGAGATGGTATTGCTCGTGTTTACGGGCTTTCAAATGTTCAATATGGAGAACTTGTTGAGTTCGAAAACGGATTGGAAGGAATCGTTTTAAACCTTGAAGAAGACAATGCAGGTGTCGTTTTATTAGGAGCTTCAACATCTATTAAAGAAGGTTCTATTGTAAAACGTACTGAAAGAATCGCATCTTTAAAAGTTGGTGAAGGAATTGTTGGAAGAGTTGTAGATACTTTAGGAAATCCAATTGATGGTAAAGGACCTATTTCAGGAAAAACCTACGAAATGCCTTTAGAAAGAAGAGCTCCTGGAGTTATCTTTAGAGAACCAGTAACTGAACCTTTACAAACAGGAATCAAGTCTATTGATGCTATGATTCCAGTAGGAAGAGGTCAACGTGAGTTGATTATTGGTGACCGTCAAACAGGAAAATCTACTGTAGCTATTGATACAATTTTAAATCAAAAAGAATTTTTTGATGCTGGAAAACCAGTATATTGTATCTATGTTGCCATTGGTCAAAAAGCATCAACAGTTGCTGCTATTGCAAATATGTTAGAAGAAAAAGGTGCTTTAGCTTATACTACAATTGTAGCTGCAAATGCATCAGATCCTGCAGCAATGCAAGTATATGCGCCATTTGCTGGAGCTGCTATTGGAGAATATTTCAGAGATTCAGGAAGACCAGCTTTAATCATTTATGATGATTTATCAAAACAAGCTGTTGCTTACCGTGAAATTTCATTATTGTTAAGAAGACCACCAGGGCGTGAGGCATATCCTGGTGACGTATTCTACTTACACTCAAGATTATTAGAACGTGCTGCAAAAATTATCAATGATGATAAAATTGCTGCTGATATGAATGATTTACCAGAATCTATCAAAGGAATCGTAAAAGGTGGAGGTTCATTAACAGCTTTACCAATCATCGAAACTCAAGCAGGTGACGTATCAGCATACATCCCAACAAACGTAATTTCGATTACTGACGGACAGATTTTCTTAGATGGTGATTTATTCAACTCAGGAGTTCGTCCTGCAATTAACGTAGGTATTTCTGTATCGCGTGTTGGAGGAAATGCACAGATTAAATCTATGAAAAAAGTATCAGGAACATTAAAATTAGACCAAGCTCAATATCGTGAATTAGAAGCGTTTGCAAAATTTGGTTCTGATTTAGATGCTGCTACAATGAGTGTGATTTCAAAAGGACAACGTAATGTGGAAATTTTAAAACAAGCTCAAAACGATCCGTATGCAGTTGAAGATCAAATTGCAATTATTTATGCAGGATCAAAAAACTTGTTGAAAGATGTACCAGTAAATAAAGTGAAAAAGTTTGAAAGAGATTATATTGATTATTTAAATGCAAAACATAGAGATGTGTTAGATGTTTTAAAATCAGGAAATTTATCAAACGAAGCAATTGCAACTTTAGAAGCTGCTGCAAAAGAAATTTCAAAACATTTTGCATAA
- the atpH gene encoding ATP synthase F1 subunit delta, with amino-acid sequence MKDSRAALRYAKAILDLAKDSKIESKVNEDMLLVASTIVENHDLEVMLKSPIIKAKAKQNVLNTLFENKVNELTLGVFHLLVDNKRLDILYPVAKQYTIIYDYLKSIEIAKVTTAVPISKELEDQVLAKILKLTGHEASIENHVNPAILGGFILRVGDLQYDASISNHLNKLKKEFDNSHYIPKI; translated from the coding sequence ATGAAAGATTCTAGAGCAGCATTACGTTATGCAAAAGCAATATTAGATTTAGCGAAAGATTCAAAAATTGAATCAAAAGTAAATGAAGATATGCTTTTAGTTGCTTCAACAATTGTTGAAAATCACGATTTAGAAGTAATGCTAAAAAGCCCTATTATCAAGGCAAAAGCAAAACAAAATGTGTTAAACACACTATTTGAAAATAAAGTAAATGAACTTACTTTAGGTGTTTTTCATTTGTTGGTAGATAACAAACGTTTAGATATTTTGTATCCTGTTGCAAAACAATACACGATTATTTATGATTATCTAAAAAGTATAGAAATTGCAAAAGTTACAACTGCAGTGCCTATTTCAAAAGAATTGGAAGACCAAGTATTGGCTAAGATTTTAAAACTTACAGGACATGAAGCTTCTATAGAAAATCATGTAAATCCAGCTATTTTAGGAGGATTTATATTACGTGTTGGAGATTTACAATACGATGCAAGTATTTCAAATCATTTAAATAAATTAAAAAAGGAATTTGACAATAGTCATTATATTCCAAAAATATAA
- a CDS encoding F0F1 ATP synthase subunit B, with translation METLLNDFSPGLFAVVTILLLALIALMVKFAWKPILNSLEERESGIENALAAAENARKEMQNLQADNEKLIKEARAERDAMMKEARDIRDKMIADAKEDAKLVTAGLIEKAQASIEHEKQSALAEIKKNVAELSIGIAESILKKELSSKKDQLELVEGLLKDVTLN, from the coding sequence ATGGAAACTTTATTAAACGATTTTTCACCAGGATTATTTGCAGTAGTAACTATTTTGTTATTGGCTTTAATTGCTTTGATGGTAAAATTTGCATGGAAACCAATTTTAAATTCTTTGGAAGAAAGAGAATCAGGAATTGAAAATGCCTTAGCAGCTGCAGAAAATGCGCGTAAGGAAATGCAAAACCTGCAAGCAGATAATGAGAAATTAATCAAAGAAGCAAGAGCAGAAAGAGATGCAATGATGAAAGAAGCAAGAGACATCAGAGATAAAATGATTGCTGATGCTAAAGAAGATGCAAAACTAGTAACTGCTGGTTTAATTGAAAAAGCTCAAGCTTCTATAGAACATGAAAAGCAATCAGCGTTGGCTGAAATCAAAAAAAATGTTGCTGAATTATCTATCGGAATTGCAGAATCTATTCTTAAAAAAGAATTGTCTTCTAAAAAAGATCAACTTGAATTAGTTGAAGGATTGTTAAAAGACGTTACGCTAAACTAA
- the atpE gene encoding ATP synthase F0 subunit C, which translates to MYNLIGAGLIVIGAGIGLGQIGGKAMEGIARQPEATGKIQTAMIIIAALLEGLAFGALFLGK; encoded by the coding sequence ATGTACAATTTAATTGGAGCAGGATTAATCGTAATCGGAGCAGGTATTGGTTTAGGTCAAATTGGTGGTAAAGCAATGGAAGGTATTGCTCGTCAACCAGAAGCAACTGGAAAAATCCAAACAGCAATGATTATTATCGCTGCATTATTAGAAGGTTTAGCATTTGGTGCATTATTCTTAGGAAAATAA
- the atpB gene encoding F0F1 ATP synthase subunit A, protein MKIAQKSIKFLFIAIIALFTSTGFATVSDKKHDDQNDGGRVNTKEEVEAYILHHIKDSHDFSLFSYTNDAGERKHIGFPLPIILWTSEGLVTFMSSEFHHNDDGHVIVEKGGLKFAKIHSKIYELEKGASSVTFDETHHATNAHKVLDFSITKSVVGVLLIGFLLLFWFSSLARQYKTQKIPTGFARVLEPLVIYVRDEIARPNIGEKHYRRFTGYLLTVFFFIWFLNLAGLTPLGFNVTGQLAVTACLAIFTLIIYSVSGTKGYWMHMIWMPGVPVLIRPVLAIIELAGALLIKPFSLLVRLFANISAGHIVVMSLIAIMFTLKESLGVVGATGLSLVLSFFITLIEVLVAFLQAYIFTMLSALFIGMAVEDHAEHH, encoded by the coding sequence TGGAGGTCGTGTAAATACGAAAGAAGAAGTAGAGGCATATATTTTGCACCACATTAAAGATTCTCACGATTTTTCATTGTTCTCATATACGAATGATGCAGGAGAAAGAAAACATATTGGTTTTCCTTTACCAATAATTTTATGGACAAGTGAAGGTTTGGTTACTTTTATGTCATCAGAGTTTCATCACAATGATGATGGACATGTAATTGTTGAAAAAGGTGGATTGAAATTTGCGAAAATTCACTCAAAAATTTACGAATTAGAAAAAGGAGCTTCTTCAGTAACTTTTGATGAAACGCATCACGCAACAAATGCACACAAAGTGTTGGATTTTTCAATCACTAAAAGTGTTGTAGGTGTTTTATTAATTGGATTTTTATTATTGTTTTGGTTTTCAAGTTTGGCAAGACAATACAAAACTCAAAAAATTCCAACAGGTTTTGCAAGAGTTTTAGAGCCTTTAGTAATTTATGTTCGTGATGAGATTGCTAGACCAAATATTGGTGAAAAACATTACAGAAGATTCACAGGTTATTTGTTAACAGTTTTCTTTTTCATTTGGTTTTTAAATTTGGCAGGTTTAACTCCTTTAGGATTTAACGTAACTGGTCAATTGGCAGTTACAGCTTGTTTGGCAATTTTTACATTGATTATTTACTCTGTAAGCGGAACAAAAGGGTACTGGATGCACATGATTTGGATGCCAGGAGTTCCTGTTTTAATTCGTCCAGTATTGGCAATTATTGAATTGGCAGGTGCATTGTTAATCAAACCATTTTCATTATTAGTGCGTTTATTCGCAAATATTTCAGCAGGTCACATTGTGGTAATGAGCTTAATTGCAATTATGTTCACTTTAAAAGAATCTTTAGGGGTTGTTGGTGCAACAGGATTGTCGTTAGTATTATCATTTTTTATAACATTAATTGAGGTTTTAGTAGCGTTTTTACAAGCGTATATCTTTACAATGCTTTCAGCATTATTTATTGGTATGGCTGTAGAAGATCATGCTGAGCATCATTAA